The DNA segment GGCGCGCAGCACGGTGGCGATGACCAGGATGAGGATGATCCGCAGTCCGATCGACAGCCAGGTGGACCAGTTCTGCTGCACCCAGTCGGCTGCATTCGTCGCGGACTTCTGAGCGTCGTCGAGCGTGTCGGCCGTACCGGGCCGAGAGCTGCCGCCCGTCGCCAGGGACCAGGTGACAGCATGCACGGCGTTCACAGCGGAAACCTCCAGGAGAAGCGGGCAGAACCTCCACACTAACGGCGCATCACGGCTGCATCCGCCGACCTGTTCGGCGGAGAGATGTATCCCACGCGGGGAACCGGCGTGAACGGCTGGGAACCGCTCGCAGCCGCTGAAAACTGGCGGGAACGGCGCGCGAACGCTCAGGAACGGTCAGGTGTGGACGAAAACACTCCGAGCCCGTTACCTGACGTTGGTGGCGCTTCCACCAGGCATGAGGAGAGACTGAGAGCAGATCGTCCCGGCGCGAGCCACGCGCCGCCGGCGTACAAGGAGGCATCCACCGTGCCGCACGTCCTGGTCCTCAACGCGTCGTACGAGCCGCTCGGCGTCGTACCGCTCCGTCGCGCGCTCGTCCTCGTCCTGGAGAACAAGGCAGTCTCCCTGGAGGAATCCGGCGCCTTCATGCACAGTGCCACCCGCATCGTCCCCGCGCCCAGTGTCGTCCGGCTGAAGCGGTTCGTGCGCGTCCCCTACCGGGGGCCCGTCCCGCTCACCCGCCGTGCGCTCTTCGCGCGTGACGGCGGCCGCTGTATGTACTGCGGTGGCGTCGCAACCAGCGTCGACCATGTCATTCCGCGCAGCCGCGGCGGGCAGCACCGCTGGGACAATGTGGTGGCCGCGTGCCGCCGCTGCAACCACGTCAAGGCCGACCGGCACCTGCTGGAACTGGGCTGGCGCCTGCGCCACCAGCCGGCCCCGCCGAGCGGCCTCGCCTGGCGCATCATCGGCACCGGACACCGGGACCCGCGCTGGCTGCCGTATCTGCAGCCGTTCGGCGCGGAGGACGCGATGGCACGGATCGACGGCGTATCGGCCTGACGGCCCGGGCGGTGGCGCCGGGGGCGGACGCGGGTGCCGCCCCCGGAGATCCGCCGCGTCAGCCGTCGGAGTCGTCCCGGCGGGCGCCGCGCACCGTGTACAGCGTGGCGCCGCCCAGGAACAGCAGCGAGGCCGTCACCCAGGCGCCCGGCTGTGCCCCGGGCCGCACCGGCCAGTCCCACACCAGGACCGCCCGCCCCGCAGGGCCCCCGCCCGCCAGATACGCCGAGCTGAGGAAGGCGATCACGGGCAGCCAGCTGAGCCGGGCGCCGATCACGGCGGCGGACGCTGCCGCGATGCCCTCGGCGCCCAGGAGATTGCGGACGACGGCCGGGGCGCCGAACTCCTGGGCACCTCCCGGCACGGCGAGTGCCAGCGAGCCGGCCGCGAGCGCGGTCAGGGCCAGCAGGACGGCCAGCCGCCGCGGCCACCAGAGGCGCACGGCCGTGCGGTTGAGCTCGGCCGAGTGCTCGTGCAGTGCGGTGCCGATCGCGGCGGCCGCGAGCATCGGCGCCAGCGCCACGACGGGCACCAGACGGCCGGGGCCGAGGTAGGCGTGCAGCGCGTGCGCGGCCCAGGCGGCGAGCACGGCCGTACCAGCGAGCGTGTACGCGGTGAGCGGCAGCCCGTGCGAACGGGCGTACAGGGCCCTGGGGTCGAGGTCGTGCGGTGTGCCGCTCACAGTGCGGGCACCCCGTTCCTGTCGCAGGCCCCCTGGGTGGCCGCGAAGTAGCGGGCGAGCCAGCCGCGCCGTGCCCCGGGCTCCATGGACGTCAGCCGGCCGAGAGCCGCACGGTCCTTCTTGTCGCGGGCCACATCGGC comes from the Streptomyces sp. NBC_01471 genome and includes:
- a CDS encoding HNH endonuclease is translated as MPHVLVLNASYEPLGVVPLRRALVLVLENKAVSLEESGAFMHSATRIVPAPSVVRLKRFVRVPYRGPVPLTRRALFARDGGRCMYCGGVATSVDHVIPRSRGGQHRWDNVVAACRRCNHVKADRHLLELGWRLRHQPAPPSGLAWRIIGTGHRDPRWLPYLQPFGAEDAMARIDGVSA